Proteins from one Primulina huaijiensis isolate GDHJ02 chromosome 18, ASM1229523v2, whole genome shotgun sequence genomic window:
- the LOC140965228 gene encoding RAF-like serine/threonine-protein kinase PRAF gives MVGNDLSRKPIKFMCSYGGRILPRYPDGKLRYHGGDTRVLTVERTVSFSELLLKLAEMCGTAVSLRCQLPSEDLDALVSITSDEDLANLIEEYDRAAAASSSPVSSLKMRAFLFAPKPTKKVSPPPSTVSFTSPKSPFCYAAVTGGVPPRCPSSASGKHIPHASRQPPSYAVKAAGKSPYHQYACHHHGNGGRVYLIHCGNNWQ, from the exons ATGGTCGGAAATGATCTCTCCCGAAAACCCATCAAGTTCATGTGCAGCTACGGCGGCCGGATCCTCCCCCGTTACCCCGACGGAAAGCTGCGGTACCACGGCGGAGATACCCGTGTTCTTACTGTGGAACGCACTGTTTCTTTTTCGG AGCTGTTGTTGAAATTAGCGGAGATGTGTGGAACGGCGGTGAGTTTGAGGTGCCAATTGCCGTCTGAAGATCTGGACGCATTGGTGTCGATTACTTCCGACGAGGATCTCGCCAATCTCATTGAGGAGTACGACCGGGCGGCGGCAGCGTCGTCTTCGCCGGTTTCCTCTCTCAAGATGAGAGCTTTCCTCTTCGCCCCCAAGCCCACCAAAAAGGTCTCTCCACCTCCCTCAACTGTCTCCTTCACCTCACCCAAATCACCCTTCTGCTATGCTGCCGTCACTGGCGGCGTCCCGCCTCGGTGCCCCAGCTCCGCCAGCGGGAAACACATCCCCCACGCCTCCAGGCAGCCGCCGTCCTACGCCGTGAAAGCCGCCGGGAAATCTCCTTACCATCAGTATGCATGCCACCATCATGGAAATGGTGGCCGTGTTTATCTGATTCACTGTGGGAATAACTGgcaataa